A genome region from uncultured Roseibium sp. includes the following:
- a CDS encoding ABC transporter substrate-binding protein, with product MRKTLKATLLGVSLAVVAATGASAKTLVYCSEGSPEGFDPALYTAGTTFDASSKPIYNRLVEFKRGTTEVQPGLAESWDISDDGLEYTFHLRKGVKFHTTSFFTPTRDFNADDVIFSFERQLKKDSPWHEYTAGAAWEYFNGMSMPDLIKDIVKVDDYTVKFVLNRPEAPMMANLGMDFASIFSKEYADQLEKAGKKDMLNQEPIGTGPFSFVGYQKDAVIRYQAFADYWGGKQPIDNLIFAITPDASVRLQKLKAGECHVMPYPAPADLADIKADSNLAMMEQQGLNVGYLAYNTQQAPFDKAEVRKALNHAINKQAILDAVFQGSGVAAKNPIPPTMWSYNNAIKDDVYDPELAKKMLADAGVTDLSMKIWAMPVQRPYNPNARRMAEVIQADFDKIGVKVEIVSYEWGEYLSRSKDLKRDGAVLLGWTGDNGDPDNFLAVLLGCDGVGGSNRAQWCNDDFEALIQKAKVVSDKAERTKLYEQAQVVFKEQAPWATIAHSTVFMPMSSKVTGYVMDPLGGHWFDGVDIAE from the coding sequence CCGAAGGGTCTCCGGAAGGTTTCGATCCGGCTCTTTACACCGCCGGCACCACATTCGATGCGTCTTCCAAGCCGATTTATAACCGGCTCGTGGAATTCAAACGCGGCACGACGGAAGTGCAGCCGGGTCTCGCCGAGAGCTGGGACATTTCCGACGACGGGCTTGAGTACACCTTCCATCTGCGTAAGGGCGTGAAGTTCCATACCACGAGCTTCTTTACGCCGACCCGCGACTTCAATGCCGACGACGTAATCTTCTCCTTTGAGCGCCAGCTCAAGAAGGACAGCCCGTGGCACGAATACACCGCCGGTGCCGCATGGGAATACTTCAACGGCATGTCCATGCCGGATCTGATCAAGGACATCGTCAAGGTCGACGATTACACGGTTAAGTTCGTTCTGAACCGTCCGGAAGCGCCGATGATGGCGAACCTGGGCATGGATTTCGCGTCGATCTTCTCCAAGGAATACGCCGACCAGCTCGAAAAGGCCGGCAAGAAGGACATGCTGAACCAGGAGCCGATCGGCACCGGTCCGTTCTCTTTCGTCGGTTACCAAAAGGACGCGGTCATCCGCTATCAGGCCTTCGCCGACTACTGGGGCGGCAAGCAGCCGATCGACAATCTCATCTTCGCCATCACGCCGGATGCATCCGTGCGCCTGCAGAAGCTGAAGGCCGGCGAATGCCATGTCATGCCGTATCCGGCGCCGGCGGATCTCGCCGACATCAAGGCCGACAGCAACCTGGCCATGATGGAACAGCAGGGCCTGAACGTAGGCTATCTTGCCTACAACACCCAGCAGGCACCGTTCGATAAGGCTGAAGTGCGCAAGGCTCTGAACCACGCCATCAACAAGCAGGCCATTCTCGACGCCGTCTTCCAAGGCTCGGGTGTTGCCGCAAAGAACCCGATCCCGCCGACCATGTGGTCCTATAACAACGCCATCAAGGACGACGTTTACGATCCGGAACTGGCCAAGAAGATGCTCGCCGATGCGGGTGTGACCGATCTTTCCATGAAGATCTGGGCGATGCCGGTGCAGCGTCCGTACAACCCGAACGCCCGGCGCATGGCCGAAGTGATCCAGGCGGACTTCGACAAGATCGGCGTCAAGGTCGAGATCGTTTCCTACGAATGGGGCGAGTACCTGTCGCGGTCGAAGGACCTCAAGCGCGACGGCGCGGTTCTCCTGGGCTGGACCGGCGACAACGGCGATCCGGATAACTTCCTCGCTGTTCTTCTCGGCTGTGACGGCGTCGGCGGCTCCAACCGCGCGCAGTGGTGCAACGACGACTTCGAGGCCCTGATCCAGAAGGCCAAGGTCGTTTCCGACAAGGCGGAGCGCACCAAGCTCTACGAACAGGCCCAGGTCGTGTTCAAGGAACAGGCGCCGTGGGCAACCATCGCCCATTCGACGGTGTTCATGCCGATGTCGAGTAAGGTTACGGGATACGTCATGGATCCCCTCGGCGGTCACTGGTTCGACGGCGTCGACATCGCCGAATAA